A window of Candidatus Palauibacter soopunensis contains these coding sequences:
- a CDS encoding cytochrome P450 — MIARPYATFARLRERDPVHWNEKFGLWVVTGYDPVVWILRHHELFSSAVIRGVEGAPYPPVLPEDAPLFDEVRTFRADQLVEQDRPEHLEQRKTVHSFFTPTAMEGWRPFVRRAVEELLDELWPRSRMNVVTDLAAPLPVRIIARMMGVPREDMDTLRGLADSILHLNRGEPDRLRPLTEGIRGIVEYARPFVEERIENPGDDLISALARGESDGVFTRHQVLVNVGLMLFAGHETTMNLICNGLRAFIEHPAQWDRLRADPDRFARTATEECLRFDPPVKSTQRIVAQQAELCGKTLSPGERIRWIIAAANRDPSVFEDPDTFDIGRQPNPHLSFGSGIHYCLGVALARMEGQEVFGGLARRFERFALETDELRYQPSIQFRSIESMPVTW; from the coding sequence GTGATCGCACGCCCGTACGCAACCTTCGCGCGGCTGCGGGAGCGGGATCCCGTCCACTGGAACGAGAAGTTCGGGCTGTGGGTCGTGACGGGATACGATCCCGTCGTCTGGATCCTCCGGCACCACGAACTCTTCTCCTCGGCGGTGATCCGGGGCGTGGAGGGGGCGCCGTATCCGCCGGTGCTGCCCGAGGACGCGCCCCTGTTCGACGAGGTCAGGACGTTCCGCGCGGATCAGCTCGTGGAGCAGGACCGGCCCGAACACCTCGAGCAGCGGAAGACGGTTCACTCCTTCTTCACGCCTACGGCGATGGAGGGCTGGCGACCCTTCGTGCGCCGGGCGGTCGAAGAACTCCTGGATGAGCTGTGGCCCCGGAGCCGGATGAATGTCGTCACTGACCTCGCGGCGCCGCTCCCCGTGCGGATCATCGCGCGGATGATGGGCGTCCCGCGCGAGGACATGGACACGCTCCGCGGGCTCGCGGACAGCATCCTCCACCTGAATCGCGGCGAACCCGACCGGCTGCGGCCCCTGACGGAGGGGATCCGCGGGATCGTGGAGTACGCCCGCCCGTTCGTGGAGGAGCGGATCGAGAATCCCGGCGATGACCTGATTTCGGCTCTGGCGCGGGGGGAAAGCGACGGCGTCTTCACCCGCCATCAGGTGCTCGTGAATGTGGGACTGATGCTGTTCGCGGGGCACGAGACGACGATGAACCTGATCTGCAACGGTCTCCGCGCCTTCATCGAGCATCCGGCGCAGTGGGACAGGCTCAGGGCCGACCCCGACCGCTTCGCGCGGACGGCGACGGAGGAATGTCTCCGCTTCGATCCGCCGGTGAAGTCGACCCAGCGCATCGTCGCGCAGCAGGCCGAACTGTGCGGGAAGACGCTGTCGCCCGGCGAGCGGATCCGCTGGATCATCGCGGCGGCGAACCGGGACCCGTCCGTGTTCGAGGACCCGGACACGTTCGATATCGGGCGCCAGCCGAACCCGCATCTCTCCTTCGGCTCGGGGATCCACTACTGCCTCGGCGTCGCGCTCGCGCGCATGGAGGGACAGGAAGTGTTCGGCGGACTGGCGCGCCGCTTCGAGCGGTTCGCGCTCGAGACGGATGAACTGCGCTACCAGCCGAGCATCCAGTTCCGCTCCATCGAATCCATGCCCGTGACATGGTGA
- a CDS encoding branched-chain amino acid ABC transporter substrate-binding protein, whose protein sequence is MMHAGWGTVRQTWIVVLAAVFAVSCDGSTGPSSFEPGPLGTVTLLRGESVRIRSLLSMTGAPSLGIAARRGVELAVRDVGTVRGRSVDLGDPLDSMCSPDGGRARAREVVADPQIVGVIGTSCSAAAVAASPVISQAGFAMIAPSTTSPLLTSDLAGNPNPDHHPGYFRVANNDIYQARALADFAYNQLGLRRIVTLHDGDPYTTALTNAFGDAFRAVGGEVPAATGIAKGQTDMTSVLGEFAAAGPDGIFFPLFVPEGSPFAAQARGFDGLEGATLISGAALLVSEFLAEPQSEGIYFAGPQSDYRGNVNAVTGKSAETVSAAYEAEYGQHPSTPYWALAYDATTFLLDAIGAVAVEEGGRLYIDRAALRARIGSTGIEGLIGTISCDAFGDCGTGRQLIYHHTDSSVTDVERLPVVYRFSP, encoded by the coding sequence TGATGCACGCTGGGTGGGGCACCGTTCGACAGACTTGGATCGTGGTTCTGGCGGCCGTATTCGCGGTCTCGTGTGATGGAAGCACCGGACCCTCGAGCTTCGAGCCGGGCCCGCTGGGAACCGTGACGCTTCTGCGCGGCGAGTCGGTGCGGATCCGTTCCCTGCTGTCGATGACGGGGGCGCCGTCACTCGGGATCGCCGCCAGGCGCGGCGTTGAGCTTGCCGTCCGCGACGTGGGCACCGTTCGCGGCCGCAGCGTCGACCTCGGCGACCCGCTGGACTCGATGTGTTCTCCCGACGGCGGTCGGGCCCGTGCCCGGGAGGTCGTCGCCGATCCGCAGATCGTGGGCGTCATCGGGACATCGTGCTCCGCCGCCGCCGTGGCCGCCTCGCCGGTGATCAGCCAGGCGGGGTTCGCGATGATCGCGCCGAGCACCACGTCGCCGCTGCTGACCTCGGACCTGGCGGGCAACCCGAACCCGGACCACCACCCCGGCTATTTCCGCGTCGCCAACAACGACATCTACCAGGCCCGGGCCCTGGCGGACTTCGCCTACAATCAACTGGGCCTCCGCCGGATCGTCACGCTGCACGACGGGGATCCCTACACGACGGCGCTGACAAACGCCTTTGGGGACGCGTTTCGTGCGGTCGGCGGCGAAGTCCCCGCCGCCACCGGAATCGCGAAGGGTCAGACGGACATGACGTCCGTGCTCGGGGAGTTCGCGGCCGCCGGGCCGGACGGGATCTTCTTCCCGCTCTTCGTCCCCGAGGGCTCGCCGTTCGCGGCGCAAGCGCGTGGGTTCGACGGCCTCGAGGGCGCGACGCTGATCTCGGGTGCGGCCCTCCTCGTCTCGGAGTTCCTGGCAGAGCCGCAGTCCGAAGGGATCTACTTCGCCGGGCCCCAGTCGGATTATCGCGGCAACGTCAACGCGGTCACCGGGAAGAGCGCCGAGACCGTCAGCGCCGCGTACGAAGCCGAGTACGGCCAGCATCCCTCGACCCCCTACTGGGCGCTCGCCTACGACGCGACGACGTTCCTGCTCGACGCCATCGGCGCCGTGGCGGTAGAGGAGGGCGGACGCCTCTACATCGACCGCGCCGCGCTGCGCGCTCGGATCGGATCCACCGGCATCGAGGGTCTCATCGGCACGATCTCCTGCGACGCCTTCGGCGACTGCGGCACCGGACGTCAGCTCATCTACCACCACACGGACTCGAGCGTCACCGATGTCGAGCGGTTGCCCGTCGTCTACCGATTCTCCCCCTAG